One genomic segment of Xyrauchen texanus isolate HMW12.3.18 chromosome 5, RBS_HiC_50CHRs, whole genome shotgun sequence includes these proteins:
- the syngr3b gene encoding synaptogyrin-3b: MDETGSFGAGRAGSAFDLIAFVKQPQTILRVLAWIFSMAVFASIINEGYVNMGSERLHCVFNKNADACNYGITIGIVAFIASVFFLLLDVYFPQISSVKDRKRAVLLEIGFSGFWTFLWFVGFCFLANQWSCTSPKELPLEQASDAARAAIAFSFFSILTWAALTMCAVQRFLLGTDMTLFTTEHLAGQAPKQPYPSNDVTGQTTIPVNAYQSPPLIETVETIPPCYKIPPAF; this comes from the exons ATGGATGAAACGGGCTCGTTTGGAGCAGGGCGAGCCGGTTCGGCATTCGATCTGATCGCATTTGTCAAACAACCTCAGACTATCCTAAGAGTGCTGGCATGG ATCTTCTCCATGGCGGTCTTTGCATCTATAATAAACGAGGGCTATGTGAACATGGGCAGTGAGCGACTGCATTGTGTCTTTAATAAGAATGCAGATGCCTGTAACTACGGGATCACTATAGGAATCGTGGCTTTCATAGCCAGTGTCTTCTTCCTGCTCCTAGACGTCTACTTTCCCCAGATCAGCAGTGTCAAAGACAGAAAGCGAGCAGTGCTGTTGGAGATTGGGTTTTCAG GATTTTGGACATTCCTTTGGTTTGTAGGATTCTGCTTTTTGGCCAATCAATGGAGTTGTACATCCCCTAAAGAGCTGCCATTGGAGCAGGCATCAGATGCAGCTCGTGCAGCTATTGCTTTCTCTTTCTTCTCCATCCTTACCTGG GCGGCCCTTACCATGTGTGCCGTTCAGCGATTCCTGCTCGGAACTGACATGACACTGTTTACAACTGAGCATTTGGCTGGCCAGGCACCTAAGCAGCCGTACCCCTCCAACGATGTCACCGGTCAGACCACCATCCCTGTCAATGCTTACCAGAGTCCGCCACTCATCGAAACCGTAGAGACCATCCCCCCGTGCTACAAGATCCCACCAGCATTTTAA